In Phycisphaerae bacterium, one genomic interval encodes:
- the groL gene encoding chaperonin GroEL (60 kDa chaperone family; promotes refolding of misfolded polypeptides especially under stressful conditions; forms two stacked rings of heptamers to form a barrel-shaped 14mer; ends can be capped by GroES; misfolded proteins enter the barrel where they are refolded when GroES binds) produces MAVKQLAFDQEAQQAILAGVEKLAAAVKSTYGPRGRTAVLDKGWGGPTVTKDGVTVAEEIELHNKYENMGAQLVKEAASKTSDVAGDGTTAATVLAEAIYKEGLRAVTAGHDPNAINRGIEVAVRAVVEEIKKLARPVKLEAKSAADVINIATISANNDRSVGEIMADCFAKVGKDGVITVEEGKSLDTTVDVVEGMQFDRGYLSPHFITNPEEMQVNLEKAFVLVFEDKISSVTKLVPLLEKVAQAKRPLLIIAEDVEGEALATLVVNKLRGILQVAAVKAPGYGDRRKAMLEDIAILTGGKPLFKDLGIELDHVQIADLGQAKKIRIDNDNTTIIEGAGDSAAIKGRIAQIRREIDQTTSDYDREKLQERLAKLAGGVAQINVGAASEAELKEKKARVEDALHATRAAIEEGVVPGGGVALLRARKALENLRIKGEGEKVGVKIVRDALTMPIRQIAANAGYEPAVVLKKVDSNETATFGFNADTGAYADLMKSGIIDPAKVVRSSIENGSSVARILLSSACLVAEKPKDKKGKGAHNHGPGGMGDMDDEMGGMGGMGMM; encoded by the coding sequence ATGGCGGTCAAACAACTCGCGTTCGATCAGGAGGCGCAGCAGGCCATTCTGGCCGGCGTCGAAAAGCTCGCCGCCGCGGTCAAAAGCACCTACGGCCCGCGTGGCCGCACCGCGGTCCTCGACAAGGGCTGGGGCGGTCCGACCGTCACCAAGGACGGCGTCACGGTGGCCGAGGAGATCGAGCTGCACAACAAGTACGAGAACATGGGCGCCCAGCTCGTGAAGGAAGCTGCGAGCAAGACGAGCGATGTCGCCGGCGACGGCACCACCGCCGCCACGGTGCTCGCTGAGGCGATCTACAAAGAGGGCCTGCGGGCCGTCACGGCCGGCCACGACCCCAACGCGATCAATCGCGGCATCGAGGTCGCCGTCCGGGCCGTTGTTGAGGAGATCAAAAAGCTCGCCCGCCCGGTCAAGCTGGAAGCCAAGAGTGCCGCGGACGTCATCAACATCGCCACCATCTCGGCCAATAACGACCGCTCGGTCGGCGAGATCATGGCGGACTGCTTCGCGAAAGTCGGCAAGGACGGTGTCATCACGGTCGAGGAGGGCAAGAGCCTCGACACGACCGTCGATGTCGTCGAGGGCATGCAGTTTGACCGCGGCTACCTCAGCCCGCATTTCATCACGAACCCCGAGGAAATGCAGGTCAACCTGGAGAAGGCGTTTGTCCTCGTCTTCGAGGACAAGATCAGCAGCGTGACCAAGCTCGTCCCGCTGCTCGAGAAGGTTGCCCAGGCCAAGCGCCCGCTGCTCATCATCGCCGAGGACGTCGAGGGCGAGGCCTTGGCGACGCTGGTCGTGAACAAGCTGCGCGGCATCCTCCAGGTCGCGGCCGTCAAGGCCCCCGGCTATGGCGATCGCCGCAAGGCCATGCTCGAAGACATTGCCATCCTCACCGGCGGCAAGCCGCTGTTCAAGGACCTGGGCATCGAGCTCGACCACGTGCAGATCGCCGATCTCGGCCAGGCCAAGAAGATCCGCATCGACAACGACAACACCACGATCATCGAAGGCGCCGGCGACAGCGCGGCCATCAAGGGCCGCATCGCCCAGATCCGCCGCGAGATCGACCAGACCACCAGCGACTACGACCGCGAGAAGCTCCAAGAGCGGCTCGCAAAGCTCGCCGGCGGTGTCGCGCAGATTAACGTGGGTGCCGCGTCCGAGGCCGAGTTGAAAGAGAAGAAGGCCCGTGTCGAGGACGCGCTGCACGCCACCCGCGCCGCCATCGAGGAAGGCGTGGTCCCCGGCGGCGGCGTGGCCCTGCTGCGGGCGCGCAAGGCCCTGGAGAACCTGCGGATCAAGGGCGAAGGTGAGAAGGTTGGCGTGAAGATCGTCCGCGACGCCCTCACGATGCCCATTCGCCAGATCGCGGCCAACGCCGGCTACGAGCCCGCCGTCGTGCTGAAGAAGGTGGACTCGAACGAGACGGCCACGTTCGGCTTCAACGCCGACACGGGCGCGTATGCGGACCTGATGAAGAGCGGGATCATCGATCCGGCGAAGGTCGTGCGCAGCTCGATTGAGAACGGCAGCAGCGTTGCCCGCATCCTGCTCTCCAGCGCGTGCCTGGTCGCCGAGAAGCCGAAGGACAAGAAGGGCAAGGGCGCTCACAACCACGGACCGGGCGGCATGGGCGACATGGACGACGAGATGGGTGGCATGGGTGGTATGGGAATGATGTAG
- the groES gene encoding co-chaperone GroES — protein sequence MPTATAKKLKIRPLDDRVVVQPFEAEERTRGGIVLPDSAREKPQQGKVIATGPGKLLEKTGERGTMSLKVGDAVFYGKYAGTEVELEGEKYVILRESDVLAVQD from the coding sequence ATGCCTACCGCGACGGCGAAGAAACTGAAGATTCGTCCCCTGGATGACCGCGTGGTCGTACAGCCGTTCGAGGCCGAGGAGCGCACGCGCGGCGGGATCGTCCTGCCCGACAGTGCCCGCGAGAAGCCCCAGCAGGGCAAGGTCATCGCGACCGGCCCCGGCAAGCTGCTCGAGAAGACCGGCGAGCGCGGCACGATGTCGCTGAAGGTCGGCGACGCCGTCTTCTACGGCAAGTACGCCGGCACCGAGGTCGAGCTCGAAGGCGAGAAATACGTGATTCTCCGCGAGAGCGATGTGCTCGCGGTACAGGACTAG